A window from Ovis canadensis isolate MfBH-ARS-UI-01 breed Bighorn chromosome 26, ARS-UI_OviCan_v2, whole genome shotgun sequence encodes these proteins:
- the TEX15 gene encoding testis-expressed protein 15 gives MEMKEIAKYKSLWKMNSTNQPLFVTNPLKKFTIPKIRRTAGKVYLSPCYTNTREYSFIHDTLNECRLDVSTDLQSSWQFGDTKLIHNEGLEKNFTSKRSEMRETGRHGRELEEHFCFLALRQKDVAEIYHNGISTKASSLRILGNPLLGIYIFRHIDVALNYAHSRSITVESIIMFKVLFGKVKKIQPSLDKSKVSLDPSPNFDCHMSRNTPSLKDTIELQAYSSAVYLYEYNILSKPVDKPRQCLPYAIVTVKFIGQKVDNGHFMTSLRSLSTGFPKRTERTCSLNNCTVAKRIGKGKDATVIFEHFRKPIDPFVQENCSCTPSNSEINPSNSDISNCYGNIQNGNTSVLETYSGHTEYNSAECRDTSQLLACDSGYSFIPSNTTESVNNSDLLNLTYLKAILSSLAAAFPLHNNTDSSTVITSKLIKDPRLMKREESMGKDNTVTGLSEILPFEKSLDFVNSEINLSSMPANPASTSEGMPGDQTITNGLDASCFRISLDDSQTQAHNLGSKTYDCTALSKITMTGQCENQDDFSFPMFLSNVVSEAEIQKHKEGKAQRSQQRDTIPFLTDESSESHDSCESVDICTDKYSGPISPESQFSNFKTVYETGHQMSTLFPLQSEEGIHEYIQNTGKMRSFTEPEDSAKHEEKQSLWKGSDHSFTNKRKIGPIDNYISLNQDNKENESLDYLQENCDQILITQGLEKTKSLPFTTEEKYELGHLALEIQNNLTPKVEKLPQKPPKNSSECKDNIHTNFAISQKLMELKLEKPDQNCVSIMADAFQDAEDIPQTTQLPAVTSCRDIKTAHDANCSIASERLCVQRTNEYDPVSLGNIQRDCKETPLINNKGQHHTQFCITQLNNDVHLNTDFREQRDNGKESQNEAEMENIASSIENNIGNIYGDEKQSFQTHETKFFTNIGERRVNKDDDSIEILSSEEFSTAFNLTSGKKHVCTESTSLENEDPITAIKEKDIQNTETTGEHLISTAFLQSASSSVHVASHAAAEIADAAMPVVSTNPEDHQRAQFNETCSESTDFGLLSKLKVSASEINTDENRFHNSFYQTVSDNSVLQSFRLDNETEVGSEESDDAFPVSIPQDTHSHGNVLYEEFEDSYEALKSRIDWEGLLGSSNGEMEVLKSTTRGENWDQHCSEEQSCDFSSTQDDEAELIEPILLPDLQVTITNTFVKGFSPTVESLASKDDFCKYETEATKSEINEEEEEEEEEEEEEVLEFEIHSQCSAENSDHPSENEFGNIRQESGLASKSETSLSFDLSHNMHENHMSEKQNRPLLTEPSDGTTVNKENRCSLTKSKTSGTDTRNEKETGSRISKRKSHTPFRDQKIPDKNLRYHEICEKRRKLTSQDSLECFFLLSQERIKTFSQSEKHIGSVLDILNREASLCKSKCLSRKLDRAILHLKEAHRRVHTSLQLITKVGEKRGGPLPRAYAVICNSFWESCDLQGYSSVSERRYHSTKHFLSKRKYNIPGENRTLGFEADTHVSKHKFYRTNRERLTECLSENVSGVSSSHTTIHMREYCDQVCPESQLALCSVSQSTSQSAYTNSSVRNSKSSKLQPFSRKTGCLFSPDCPNETPTKKENRTDTEFSSNISKCEKLENHSALDNSKYTTKVNNSEAKEIISERNLMSLSCIKENNISFSVDQNNDATCTAHTKVETDTVISVLESKVKRFFDIDIYKPNNLILSGYKGNLEVNFPIEKWATPKESSKPGIITGNFLMDPLSQTLITSKKSNSIPQSLSPAPATDSEGESSKSSMATQSITAVDFPAVSTIAPHCLQGCGGNKLQKTEYCSSSKCVHIDGNETDAENSEVTVASETEESKDSAVKKVFPDDSFLLIKDNIKGSSSQEGIGEKDIQDRKMWKDKQAEKGKDSVHMNVTEGSSVKTEYKDQKNNISEGCSCLSEKTMQNNLIDSHVQIKKATEAVSLRNIASNQLNKRKEEEGRVSQDSQCDSSLHSEVACDSKPGITGRNHMPHLRGQSEPSKVSPPPPKKSTSYMNEFKEKHCSSNNLAPTVKLTQILRRADETSSVQILQEESEVCQNILPLFVEAFERKQKCSFKQILISRDLLVEENLWSNCRHRLKPCAVDSLVELQMMMETIQFIENKKRLLGGEPTFRSLLWYDETLYSELLGRPRGFQQQSNFYPAFQGRLKYDAFSELQSYHGQLIELFEETKRGNNSYYAYLKYKRQIDECEAVMKRCSDCFDFSLSVPFTCGVNFGDSLGDLETLRKSTLSLISMYGDCPQIDSCPGKQDHLWIIIEMISSKVNFIKSNEAVNIKIALYGLEHIFFDASKSLVWEEKKQSFCKNYSERNKEILLRMNQCAVSKLQKIYDTLSKDLSIEQISTIGLENSVIASIKSNAVVNEATISIENSRLNGTLLSHPDICCVSEILDQAEFADVKKLQELTLRCTDDLEIFKKCFQLLQEDNIDDLFITEENSLYMMKNYSHKAVILKPAAIETYIEIVMLSETIHFLKNSVAKKLDKQRFRSMLWFDMSLLPELVHCQEKMTSFSFLKGNPTDCLWKAIETSISELKKDLDIIYKCNEAVNSSYAVRLLSRELEELSEIKNLVKKSEYSISTYINFVPCIASVNYGTTVTELEYNYRQFSTLLGSITATPRKDVGKMVHTMKVMKTIEHMKIICVKNAQLTISFILCQMLHNRKTFQLKRKKNASSHINRRKSIRKSSTCGKVSLVSEYIIKNFSNSSKKRPLTVDKYGDSQEQEKDTAVPSCKKQKVGMKHVTEIKREKSPFEHASSSSDSSITQTYQGAAFCEEQPPPSGMLTAVTSNIQNTPSHLLSSQYFEYFAGEPQANDLVPVSDSFPPQTPVYNFQQPVFSEYTPHQPSTPYPSSPDLDALLEVPWTYDPCHEEPFEPGQ, from the exons GTCAGAGATGCGTGAGACTGGAAGGCATGGCAGAGAACTTGAAGAACATTTCTGCTTTTTAGCACTTCGTCAGAAGGATGTGGCAGAGATATATCACAATGGAATAAGTACCAAAGCATCTTCATTGAGGATACTAGGAAACCCTCTTCTTGGAATTTATATATTTAGACACATTGATGTTGCCTTGAATTATGCTCATAGTAGAAGCATTACTGTAGAAAGTATTATCATGTTTAAG GTTCTTTTtggaaaagtgaagaaaattCAGCCTTCACTAGATAAAAGCAAAGTTTCTTTGGATCCTTCTCCTAATTTTGACTGCCATATGTCAAGAAATACACCTTCTCTGAAGGATACCATTGAACTACAAGCCTACAGTTCAGCA gtatACTTGTATGAATATAATATTCTTTCAAAGCCAGTAGATAAACCTAGGCAGTGTCTTCCATATGCAATAGTAACAGTAAAATTTATTGGTCAAAAAGTAGATAATGGACACTTTATGACATCTTTGAGATCCCTCTCAACAGGATTTCCTAAGAGAACTG AAAGGACATGCTCTCTGAATAACTGTACAGTGGCCAAAagaattggaaaaggaaaagatgctACTGTCATCTTTGAGCATTTCAGGAAACCTATAGATCCATTTGTTCAGGAAAACTGTTCATGCACTCCGTCAAATTCAGAGATAAATCCTTCCAACTCAGATATTTCTAATTGCTATGGAAATATCCAAAATGGAAACACTTCTGTACTTGAAACATACAGTGGACATACGGAGTACAATTCAGCAGAATGCAGAGACACGTCTCAATTACTTGCATGTGATTCAGGCTATTCATTTATTCCCAGTAATACCACAGAAAGTGTTAACAATAGTGACCTCCTAAATTTGACATATCTTAAAGCTATTTTAAGTAGTCTTGCTGCTGCTTTTCCCCTTCATAACAATACTGACTCAAGCACAGTTATCACTTCAAAACTCATCAAAGACCCAAGACTgatgaagagagaagaaagcatggGAAAAGATAATACTGTTACAGGTTTAAGTGAGATTCTGCCATTTGAGAAGAGTTTAGATTTTGTTAATTCAGAAATAAACTTGTCATCTATGCCAGCTAATCCTGCCTCCACATCTGAAGGCATGCCTGGTGATCAGACTATTACTAATGGTTTGGATGCCTCTTGCTTCAGAATTTCTTTGGATGATTCACAAACCCAGGCTCACAACCTGGGCTCTAAGACCTATGATTGTACAGCTCTCAGTAAAATTACCATGACAGGGCAATGTGAGAACCAGGATGATTTTTCCTTCCCAATGTTTTTGTCAAATGTAGTTTCAGAAGCGGAAATCCAAAAACACAAGGAAGGAAAAGCTCAGAGATCCCAGCAGAGAGACACCATCCCATTTTTAACTGACGAAAGCAGTGAGTCACATGACTCTTGTGAATCAGTGGATATTTGTACAGACAAGTACAGTGGTCCCATCTCTCCAGAATCacagttttctaattttaaaactgtatatGAGACTGGTCACCAAATGTCTACACTTTTCCCACTCCAAAGTGAAGAAGGCATACATGAGTACATTCAAAATACTGGAAAGATGAGAAGCTTCACCGAGCCAGAAGACAGTGCCAAACATGAAGAAAAGCAAAGTTTGTGGAAAGGAAGTGATCATTCTTTtactaataaaagaaaaatcggTCCAATAGACAATTACATTTCTTTGAACCAAGACAACAAAGAGAATGAGAGTCTTGATTATTTGCAGGAAAATTGTGATCAAATATTAATTACTCAAGGGttagaaaaaacaaaatctttgccaTTTACCACAGAGGAGAAATATGAGCTAGGTCACCTAGCATTAGAAATACAAAACAATCTTACTCCAAAAGTGGAGAAACTTCCACAGAAGCCTCCTAAGAACTCTTCAGAGTGTAAAGATAACATTCATACAAATTTTGCCATTTCTCAAAAACTAATGGAGCTAAAATTGGAAAAACCAGATCAAAACTGTGTTAGCATTATGGCTGATGCTTTCCAGGATGCAGAAGACATTCCCCAGACCACACAGCTGCCAGCTGTCACTTCATGTCGTGATATTAAAACAGCTCATGATGCAAATTGCAGCATAGCTAGTGAACGTCTATGTGTTCAGAGGACAAATGAATATGATCCAGTGTCCCTAGGAAACATTCAAAGAGACTGCAAAGAAACTCCTCTAATTAACAATAAAGGTCAGCATCATACTCAGTTCTGTATTACACAATTGAACAATGATGTGCACCTGAATACTGATTTCAGAGAACAAAGAGATAATGGTAAAGAAAGCCAGAATGAGGCTGAAATGGAGAACATTGCTTCATCTATAGAAAACAACATAGGGAATATATATGGAGATGAGAAGCAGAGTTTTCAGACACACGAAACAAAATTTTTTACCAACATAGGTGAAAGGAGGGTGAATAAAGATGATGATAGCATTGAAATTTTGAGTTCTGAAGAATTTTCTACTGCTTTTAACTTAACTAGTGGAAAAAAACATGTATGCACTGAGTCTACAtcattagaaaatgaagatcccaTTACtgccataaaagaaaaagatattcaaaATACTGAAACGACTGGAGAGCATTTGATTTCCACAGCATTTCTTCAAAGTGCAAGTTCTTCGGTACATGTagcctcacatgctgcagctgagaTAGCCGATGCTGCAATGCCTGTAGTAAGCACAAATCCTGAAGATCACCAAAGAGCCCAGTTTAACGAAACTTGTTCTGAGAGTACAGATTTTGGTTTGTTAAGCAAACTTAAGGTTTCTGCTTCTGAAATAAATACAGATGAAAATCGATTCCACAACTCATTTTATCAAACAGTAAGTGACAACTCAGTTCTTCAAAGTTTCAGATTGGATAATGAAACTGAAGTAGGATCAGAAGAGAGTGATGATGCTTTTCCTGTGAGTATTCCACAAGATACTCATAGCCATGGGAATGTACTTTATGAAGAATTCGAGGACTCCTATGAGGCTCTGAAGTCTCGCATCGATTGGGAAGGTCTGTTGGGAAGCAGTAATGGGGAGATGGAAGTTTTGAAAAGCACCACAAGAGGTGAGAATTGGGACCAGCATTGCTCTGAGGAACAGAGTTGTGACTTTTCCTCTACACAAGATGATGAAGCAGAGCTCATCGAACCAATTTTACTTCCTGATCTCCAAGTTACGATTACTAATACATTTGTGAAAGGATTCAGTCCTACTGTTGAGTCCCTTGCATCGAAAGATGATTTCTGCAAATATGAAACTGAAGccacaaaatcagaaataaatgaggaggaggaggaggaagaggaggaggaggaggaagaagttcTAGAATTTGAAATTCATTCTCAGTGTTCTGCTGAAAATTCAGATCATCCCTCTGAAAATGAATTTGGTAATATAAGGCAAGAATCTGGACTAGCAAGTAAATCTGAAACCTCACTTTCTTTTGACTTGAGTCATAATATGCATGAGAATCACatgtctgaaaaacaaaacagaccttTGCTAACTGAACCTTCTGATGGCACAACAGTAAATAAGGAAAACAGATGTTCCCTGACAAAGTCAAAAACCAGTGGTACTGATactagaaatgaaaaggagacagGATCAAGAATTAGCAAAAGAAAGTCCCATACACCTTTCAGGGACCAGAAGATACCAGATAAAAATTTAAGATATCACGAAATTTGTGAGAAGAGGAGAAAGCTAACAAGTCAAGACTCATTGGaatgtttttttttgttatcCCAAGAACGAATTAAAACCTTTTCACAGTCAGAAAAACATATTGGGAGTGTCCTGGATATTCTAAATAGAGAAGCATCTTTATGCAAAAGCAAATGTCTTTCCAGAAAACTTGACAGAGCCATTCTTCACTTAAAAGAAGCTCACAGAAGAGTTCACACGTCTTTGCAGCTGATAACTAAAGTGGGAGAAAAAAGAGGGGGGCCTTTACCAAGAGCATATGCAGTAATATGCAATAGTTTCTGGGAAAGTTGTGACCTTCAAGGTTATAGTTCTGTGTCTGAAAGAAGGTATCATTCCACTAAACATTTTCtgtcaaaaagaaaatacaatatacCTGGAGAGAATAGAACTTTGGGATTTGAAGCTGATACTCATGTATCAAAGCACAAGTTTTATAGAACAAATAGAGAGAGACTCACAGAGTGCCTTTCTGAAAATGTGTCCGGTGTCTCCAGTAGTCACACCACAATTCACATGAGAGAATATTGTGATCAAGTGTGTCCGGAATCACAGTTAGCCCTGTGCTCCGTGTCTCAAAGTACAAGTCAGTCGGCTTACACTAATAGCAGTGTGAGAAATTCCAAGTCATCAAAACTTCAGCCATTTTCTAGAAAAACTGGATGTCTCTTTTCCCCAGACTGCCCAAATGAGACaccaactaaaaaagaaaatcgaACTGATACAGAGTTTTCATCTAACATTAGTAAATGTGAAAAACTTGAGAACCATTCAGCACTTGATAATAGTAAGTATACAACAAAAGTAAACAATTCTGAGGCTAAAGAAATAATAAGTGAAAGGAATTTGATGTCTTTAAGTTgcataaaagaaaacaacataagTTTTAGTGTAGACCAAAATAATGATGCAACTTGTACAGCCCACACAAAAGTGGAAACTGACACAGTTATTTCCGTCTTGGAATCAAAGGTGAAGCGTTTTTTTGACATTGATATCTACAAACCAAATAACCTTATTTTATCTGGTTATAAAGGCAACCTGGAGGTAAATTTTCCTATAGAAAAATGGGCAACTCCTAAGGAGAGCTCCAAACCAGGCATTATTACAGGAAACTTCCTTATGGATCCATTAAGTCAAACTCTGATAACAAGCAAAAAGTCTAACAGTATTCCTCAATCGTTATCACCCGCTCCAGCGACAGACAGTGAGGGAGAGTCTTCGAAGTCTTCCATGGCTACACAGAGCATTACTGCTGTAGATTTTCCAGCAGTGTCTACCATTGCACCACACTGTCTGCAAGGGTGTGGTGGAAACAAACTTCAAAAGACAGAATATTGCTCTTCAAGTAAATGCGTTCATATCGATGGGAATGAAACAGATGCTGAGAATTCTGAGGTGACTGTCGCAtcagaaactgaagaaagtaaagaCAGTGCGGTGAAGAAAGTATTTCCCGATGATAGTTTTCTGCTCATAAAAGATAACATAAAGGGCTCTTCTTCCCAAGAAGGTATTGGAGAGAAAGACATTCAGGACAGAAAAATGTGGAAAGATAAacaggcagaaaaaggaaaggattCAGTTCACATGAACGTGACTGAAGGATCAAGTGTTAAGACTGAGTACAAAGATCAAAAGAATAATATATCAGAAGGCTGCTCCTGCTTAAGTGAGAAAACGATGCAAAATAACTTGATTGATTCTCATGTACAGATTAAAAAGGCTACGGAGGCAGTCTCTTTGAGAAATATTGCTTCTAATCAGCTTAacaaaagaaaggaggaggagggaagagttAGCCAAGACTCTCAGTGTGACTCCTCATTGCATTCAGAAGTAGCCTGTGACTCCAAACCAGGCATTACTGGAAGGAATCATATGCCTCATCTGCGTGGCCAGTCTGAACCCTCCAaagtctctcctcctcctccaaagaAGTCTACGTCATACATGAATGAATTCAAAGAAAAACATTGTTCAAGTAATAATTTGGCTCCTACAGTTAAGCTCACTCAGATTTTAAGGAGGGCAGATGAAACGTCATCTGTACAGATTCTGcaggaagaaagtgaagtttGTCAAAATATTCTTCCTTTGTTTGTTGAagcttttgaaagaaaacaaaaatgttcgTTTAAACAAATCTTGATTTCAAGAGACCTGTTGGTAGAAGAAAACCTGTGGAGTAACTGCAGACACAGATTAAAACCATGTGCTGTTGACTCCTTGGTAGAACTCCAAATGATGATGGAAACTATTCAAttcattgaaaacaaaaaaaggctCCTGGGAGGTGAACCAACATTCCGGAGCTTGCTCTGGTATGATGAGACACTGTACAGTGAGCTGCTTGGCAGACCACGTGGATTTCAGCAACAATCCAATTTCTATCCGGCTTTTCAAGGCAGATTAAAATATGATGCCTTCTCTGAGCTGCAAAGCTATCATGGTCAATTAATTGAACTGTTTGAAGAAACCAAAAGGGGAAACAATTCATACTACGCATACTTAAAATACAAGCGACAAATTGATGAATGTGAAGCAGTAATGAAGCGGTGTTCAGATtgctttgacttttctctttctgtgccaTTTACCTGTGGAGTTAACTTTGGAGATAGTTTAGGAGACCTAGAAACCTTGAGGAAAAGTACATTAAGCCTGATCAGTATGTATGGGGACTGTCCCCAAATTGATTCCTGTCCAGGAAAACAAGACCATCTGTGGATTATCATAGAAATGATCTCCTCAAAAGTTAATTTTATCAAGAGCAATGAGGCAGTAAACATTAAAATAGCTCTTTATGGTCTGGAACATATCTTTTTTGATGCTTCAAAAAGTCTTGtttgggaagaaaagaaacagtcttTCTGCAAAAATTACtcagaaaggaacaaagaaataCTACTTAGAATGAATCAATGTGCAGTTTCTAAGTTGCAGAAGATATATGATACATTGTCTAAAGATTTAAGCATTGAACAAATTTCCACTATTGGACTTGAGAATTCAGTGATTGCTTCGATAAAGTCAAATGCTGTAGTAAACGAAGCAACAATTAGCATAGAAAACTCTAGGCTTAATGGTACTTTGCTTTCACATCCAGATATCTGTTGTGTTAGTGAAATATTGGATCAAGCTGAATTTGCAGATGTGAAAAAATTACAGGAACTCACTTTGAGATGTACCGATgacttagaaatttttaaaaaatgttttcagttgcTGCAAGAAGACAACATAGATGATCTTTTTATCACCGAAGAAAATAGCTTGTACATGATGAAAAACTACAGCCATAAGGCAGTAATTTTAAAACCTGCGGCCATTGAAACCTATATTGAAATCGTCATGCTCTCAGAAACAATTCACTTCCTTAAaaactcagtggcaaagaaactAGACAAGCAGAGGTTTCGAAGTATGCTTTGGTTTGATATGTCACTTCTTCCTGAACTGGTTCACTGCCAAGAAAAAATgacttctttctcatttctaaaaggTAATCCAACAGATTGTCTTTGGAAGGCGATAGAGACTTCTATTTCTGAACTTAAGAAAGATCTGGATATTATCTACAAATGTAATGAAGCTGTTAACAGCTCCTATGCTGTTCGTTTGCTGTCAAGAGAACTTGAAgaactttcagaaataaaaaacctTGTTAAGAAATCGGAGTATTCCATTTCCACATACATCAACTTTGTGCCATGTATAGCATCCGTAAATTACGGAACCACTGTGACAGAATTAGAATACAACTACCGTCAGTTTTCCACACTGCTTGGAAGTATAACAGCCACCCCTCGGAAGGATGTAGGAAAAATGGTCCATACTATGAAAGTCATGAAAACGATTGAACATATGAAGATAATATGTGTTAAAAATGCTCAGTTAACCATTTCCTTTATCCTGTGCCAAATGCTACACAACAGAAAGACTTTCcaactgaagagaaagaaaaatgcgaGCAGTCATATAAACCGTAGGAAGAGTATCAGAAAGTCCAGTACCTGTGGGAAGGTGTCTTTAGTTTCAGAgtacataattaaaaatttttcaaattccTCTAAAAAACGACCTCTCACTGTAGACAAATATGGAGACTCTCAGGAACAAGAGAAAGATACTGCTGTTCCCAGTTGTAAAAAACAAAAG gTTGGCATGAAACATGTcacagaaatcaaaagagaaaagtcaCCATTCGAGCATGCAAG cagcagcagtgacagttCCATCACCCAGACATACCAGGGAGCAGCATTCTGTGAAGAACAGCCACCTCCTTCTGGGATGTTGACTGCAGTTACAAGCAATATTCAGAATACCCCTTCTCATCTTTTGTCCTCTCAATATTTTGAATACTTTGCTGGGGAACCACAAGCAAATGACTTAGTGCCAGTGAGTGACTCTTTTCCACCTCAAACGCCTGTTTACAACTTCCAGCAGCCAGTGTTTTCAGAGTATACTCCCCATCAACCATCCACTCCATACCCTTCCTCTCCTGATTTGGATGCGCTTCTAGAAGTTCCTTGGACTTATG atccATGCCATGAAGAACCCTTTGAGCCAGGACAATGA